One region of Halomonas huangheensis genomic DNA includes:
- the pstB gene encoding phosphate ABC transporter ATP-binding protein PstB produces MKQDQPGQPVTRNDDANHELSIRVRDLDLWYSDFHALKSIDMDLYQKNVTALIGPSGCGKSTFLRCLNRMNDLIPSVRIKGLIEMDGRDVNEARMDEVALRRRVGMVFQKPNPFPKSIYDNVVYAPRMHDLVSRKADQDELVERALRDAGLWEEVKDKLHQPGTSLSGGQQQRLCIARAIAVQPDVILMDEPTSALDPISTATIEDLMDKLKQQFTIITVTHNMQQAARVADYTAFFHLGEVVEYNDTKTMFSNPNTKKAEDYITGRYG; encoded by the coding sequence ATGAAGCAGGATCAACCGGGCCAGCCAGTCACGCGCAATGACGATGCCAACCACGAGCTGAGCATTCGCGTACGTGATCTGGACCTGTGGTACAGCGATTTTCACGCGCTCAAGTCCATCGATATGGATTTGTATCAGAAGAACGTTACCGCGCTGATTGGCCCTTCTGGGTGCGGTAAATCCACCTTCCTGCGTTGTCTCAATCGCATGAATGATCTGATACCGAGTGTCAGGATCAAGGGCTTGATCGAGATGGATGGCCGCGATGTCAATGAGGCCAGAATGGATGAGGTGGCACTGCGTCGCCGTGTGGGAATGGTATTCCAGAAGCCCAACCCCTTTCCCAAGTCGATCTATGACAATGTTGTCTATGCGCCACGCATGCATGATCTGGTCAGCCGCAAGGCCGATCAGGACGAGCTGGTCGAGCGGGCGCTGCGTGATGCTGGGCTTTGGGAAGAGGTCAAGGACAAGCTGCATCAGCCGGGCACCTCGCTGTCTGGTGGTCAGCAGCAGCGTCTATGCATAGCGCGGGCGATTGCGGTACAGCCGGATGTGATCTTGATGGACGAGCCGACTTCGGCACTGGATCCAATCTCCACCGCGACCATTGAAGACCTGATGGACAAGCTCAAGCAGCAGTTCACCATCATCACCGTGACGCATAACATGCAGCAAGCGGCACGCGTGGCGGATTACACCGCGTTCTTTCACCTCGGTGAAGTGGTGGAGTACAACGACACCAAGACCATGTTCTCCAACCCGAATACCAAGAAGGCCGAGGACTACATTACCGGCCGCTATGGTTGA
- a CDS encoding MFS transporter, translating to MLPRHRLALPVIVVAQWCGTSLWFSINGVANTLTTQVGLSEATLGQLTIAVQLGFILGTLFIATTGLSDRFRASRVFLFSSLLGAACNLAMVAVIEQPVLALIFRWLTGFCLAGIYPLGMKLVIGWTPRHTGAALAWLVGMLTLGTAMPHLVRGLTLALPWAWTLALTSLLAVAGGVAVRWLGDGPHLPSSSSRVSLAEGLSAWKDRNFRGAAGGYFGHCWELYAFWLLVPLLVSREITRLELGTGWIAWLSFTVIALGMPGSIIAGYFSRRYGSRRMASLALATSGCLCLVYPLLGNLSPWLLLALLGLWGFSVVADSAQFSALASAAAPRERVGATLAVMNAIGFACTLPGIWLGSQLWTSIELSVSWLLLPGPILGLWAMRGLRRQSAGHDAASS from the coding sequence ATGCTGCCACGCCACCGCCTTGCGTTACCGGTTATCGTCGTTGCTCAGTGGTGCGGTACGTCACTGTGGTTCAGCATCAATGGCGTAGCCAATACTCTCACGACGCAAGTCGGGCTCAGCGAGGCCACTCTCGGTCAGTTGACCATCGCCGTACAGCTGGGATTTATCCTCGGCACCCTGTTCATTGCCACCACCGGGCTCTCCGATCGCTTCCGCGCCAGTCGAGTATTTCTGTTTTCCAGTCTGCTGGGCGCCGCCTGTAATCTGGCAATGGTGGCGGTGATCGAGCAGCCCGTCCTTGCCCTGATCTTCCGTTGGCTTACTGGCTTCTGCCTCGCAGGTATCTATCCGCTGGGCATGAAACTGGTCATCGGCTGGACACCTCGCCATACGGGTGCTGCGCTCGCCTGGCTAGTCGGTATGTTGACGCTCGGCACCGCCATGCCCCATCTGGTTCGCGGCCTGACGCTGGCACTTCCCTGGGCATGGACATTGGCGCTGACTTCCCTATTGGCCGTTGCCGGCGGTGTCGCGGTGCGCTGGTTGGGTGATGGTCCGCACCTACCATCATCCTCATCAAGAGTTAGTCTTGCCGAGGGCTTGTCCGCCTGGAAAGATCGCAATTTTCGTGGTGCCGCCGGTGGTTACTTCGGCCACTGCTGGGAACTGTATGCCTTCTGGCTGTTGGTACCGTTGCTGGTATCCCGAGAGATCACCCGTCTGGAACTGGGGACGGGCTGGATTGCCTGGCTGTCCTTCACGGTGATCGCGCTCGGCATGCCCGGCTCCATCATTGCCGGGTATTTCAGTCGGCGCTACGGTAGTCGGCGCATGGCCAGTCTGGCACTGGCAACGTCCGGCTGCCTGTGTCTTGTCTACCCATTGCTGGGCAACCTTTCTCCATGGCTTTTGCTTGCCCTGCTCGGGCTATGGGGCTTCAGCGTCGTTGCTGACTCCGCACAGTTCTCGGCGCTGGCCTCGGCAGCGGCGCCACGTGAGCGTGTCGGCGCTACGCTGGCGGTCATGAATGCCATCGGCTTTGCCTGCACCCTGCCCGGCATCTGGCTGGGTAGCCAGCTATGGACCAGCATCGAACTATCGGTCAGCTGGCTGCTGTTACCTGGGCCGATACTGGGTCTGTGGGCCATGCGAGGACTCCGTCGGCAAAGTGCCGGCCATGATGCTGCGAGTTCCTAG